From one Gammaproteobacteria bacterium genomic stretch:
- a CDS encoding polyprenyl synthetase family protein, translated as MDIKSIKALVAHNFNSVDQLIHDQLASNVPLIGQVCKHIINSGGKRLRPLLVLLVANALNYQGNDHIKIAAIMEFIHTATLLHDDVIDNSNLRRGDRTANDIWGNSASILVGDFLTTRTFQLISQLRNFEAIDILANTTNNLTEGEVKQLVNRNNADITEAQYFDVIMDKTARLFQAAAEMTATICHAPESLRRSLGRYALDLGIAFQLIDDALDYVGDSSELGKNTGDDLAEGKTTLPLIYALKHADATDASCIRHAIENSSRDNLPAILTTIKRTQAVEYTLDRAKQLAEQAIQNLDDLPVSSYREGLENLAQFAIQRQF; from the coding sequence ATCGACATTAAGTCGATTAAAGCACTCGTGGCTCACAACTTTAATTCCGTCGATCAACTGATACACGACCAGCTGGCTTCCAACGTTCCGCTCATAGGTCAAGTGTGTAAACACATCATCAATAGTGGCGGCAAACGATTACGACCACTGCTCGTGCTCTTGGTTGCAAACGCGTTGAATTACCAAGGTAACGATCATATTAAAATTGCCGCAATTATGGAATTTATTCACACAGCGACTCTACTACATGATGATGTTATTGATAATTCTAATTTGCGACGCGGCGATCGAACGGCAAATGATATTTGGGGCAATTCAGCGAGCATTTTAGTCGGAGATTTTTTAACCACTCGAACATTTCAACTCATCTCACAATTAAGAAATTTTGAAGCCATCGATATATTGGCTAATACAACCAACAACCTCACTGAAGGTGAAGTTAAGCAACTCGTCAATCGAAATAATGCCGACATCACCGAAGCTCAATATTTCGATGTCATCATGGATAAAACGGCACGATTATTTCAAGCGGCCGCAGAAATGACAGCAACGATTTGTCATGCTCCTGAATCATTGAGACGCTCTTTGGGACGTTATGCCCTCGATTTGGGAATAGCTTTTCAATTGATTGACGATGCATTAGATTATGTCGGGGACAGTTCTGAGCTCGGTAAAAATACAGGGGATGATCTCGCAGAAGGCAAAACAACGCTGCCACTTATCTATGCCCTGAAACACGCGGATGCTACAGACGCTTCCTGTATACGCCATGCCATCGAAAATAGTAGTCGTGATAATTTGCCTGCCATTCTGACCACCATTAAACGAACACAGGCCGTAGAATATACTTTGGATAGGGCCAAACAACTTGCCGAGCAAGCAATTCAAAACCTTGATGATTTACCCGTGTCTTCATATCGTGAAGGACTGGAAAATCTTGCACAATTTGCGATACAAAGGCAATTTTAG
- a CDS encoding AFG1 family ATPase has translation MKPSVHYQQLIETRLIERDEQQMKLLPLLDELYTELCSQNQLGVKVPRKIRQFFGCGRPPKGLYVWGGVGTGKSFLIDNFFNCLPFTDKLRMHFHNFMDSVHFELTEYQGTADPLTQVAKDFAKRTRILCLDELMVNDIADAMILGELFKKLIAHEVCLVFTSNIEPSRLYEKGLQRQRFLPAIKLIEEHSHIIKLDSGFDYRERNSGHAQHYLQPLNENTDAKMREYFLQYSNGEDISAGEIEIHDRHIKFIGRAHDVIWFNFSKICTVPRSQKDYLAIAKDFKTVMISDVVALKPHETTIVQDFISLIDVLYDHKVRVIISAQVGIDQLYPHGRLVFPFMRTMSRLMEMQGLDWVVSSVASVKL, from the coding sequence ATGAAGCCTTCAGTACACTATCAACAATTGATTGAGACGCGCCTTATTGAGCGTGATGAGCAGCAAATGAAATTGCTGCCGTTGCTCGATGAACTTTATACGGAACTATGTTCTCAAAACCAGCTTGGTGTGAAAGTACCTCGTAAAATTCGTCAATTTTTCGGCTGTGGACGTCCACCTAAAGGGTTGTATGTTTGGGGTGGGGTAGGAACCGGAAAAAGTTTTTTAATCGATAATTTTTTTAATTGTTTACCGTTTACCGATAAGTTGCGTATGCATTTTCACAATTTCATGGATAGTGTGCATTTTGAACTCACAGAATATCAGGGTACTGCAGACCCTTTAACGCAAGTCGCTAAAGATTTTGCAAAACGTACTCGAATTTTATGTCTTGATGAATTAATGGTTAATGATATAGCCGACGCGATGATTCTTGGAGAATTATTTAAAAAACTCATCGCTCACGAAGTATGTTTGGTTTTCACCAGCAATATTGAACCTTCGCGTTTATATGAAAAAGGTTTACAGCGTCAGCGGTTTCTGCCTGCTATCAAACTGATAGAGGAACATTCTCATATCATTAAATTAGATAGTGGATTTGATTATCGTGAACGAAACAGTGGTCACGCCCAGCATTATTTACAACCTCTAAATGAAAACACAGATGCTAAAATGCGAGAGTATTTTTTACAGTACAGCAATGGTGAAGATATTAGCGCCGGTGAAATTGAAATTCATGATCGTCATATTAAATTTATAGGGCGTGCTCACGATGTTATTTGGTTTAATTTTAGTAAGATTTGCACGGTTCCGCGTTCACAAAAAGATTATTTAGCCATTGCCAAAGATTTTAAAACGGTGATGATCAGCGATGTTGTTGCTTTAAAACCTCATGAAACAACCATAGTTCAAGATTTTATCAGTTTAATTGATGTTTTATATGACCACAAAGTTCGAGTTATTATTAGTGCTCAAGTTGGTATCGATCAACTTTATCCCCATGGGCGACTCGTATTTCCTTTTATGCGTACAATGTCGCGTTTGATGGAAATGCAGGGGCTAGATTGGGTTGTTTCTAGCGTTGCTTCAGTGAAATTGTGA